The Populus alba chromosome 13, ASM523922v2, whole genome shotgun sequence genome contains the following window.
tatttatgttgtcttatttattaagggtagaatagtactttcagtttaacctatatatactttatttgtaattaggttaagactatgcattcataatatacagtttattcagaattctagccttctttttgtgtttgatctcaattagtttaacatcGTTGTGTCATTAAATAGCTTGAGCTCCTTGCTTCTTTTCATAATGATAATTGAACAAGCTGACTGTTTAGATAATATTTAACATTACTGTAAAGATGagttttcaatatgtttttaacttgaaaatgtatttaaatatttttaaaattttaaaatttatttttgatatcaggacatcaaaatgataaaaaaaacactaaaaatattaatttgaaataatttgttttaaaaaagaaacataattgCACTTTGTAAACAAACACATCTTTAGACAAGCTAGGTAGATCGATGGGGTTTTGCTTCATACTTCTTTTCTTATTGTTATAACCAATaattttgctttaaaattttttcctcTTGAAGTTCAAGTGAAAAGGAcgaatgaaaattaaagaaagatgcATAAAGTGATTGGGATTATCCACTACTTATGGCGATGAAACACCTTTATTTTAGCTGGAGAGTTGAGAGTGCCATGAGTAGGTAATGCCTCTATCTCTGTAGTGGGAAAAACCCTAAGCTCATTTTGCAAGAGAAAATGATGACACCTTGACCCTCTTCTGGCATGGTGCTAATCCTAGGAGGGCATAGGGATTGCTCCCTTTTGCCCACAACTGAGCTTTGCAATCCATGATCATGGAAATCACTCCTGCAAAGTGGAGGCGGAAgtgaattttgatttcaaattcgAGTCGTGTTCTTGCTACTTtaagaatcaagaaaaatcaatcGTTGAGGAGTGGAATTCATTGACCAATCTTGGACTCAATTCTGGTCAGAACTCCATTTTTTATGCCTAGTAATTGCCTACAAGGCTTTCTATCTCTTAAGGATGCTGTGAAAGGAATTATCCAAGgtgtaaaaacaattataaaaaaaatagggattaaatttaaaaaaatgtacgAAGAATTGTTGACTCCACACACCAACAGGGATGAAGAAGCCGCTAAGAAGATTCAGTTGTCTCGGAAGCTATCATTGTTAATGAGTCAATTGATAATGCTACACGCGCAGCTCAAAGAACACGGCAAACATAAATTTGACACATCAACcactttttttaatagtatttattatctattaaaatataaattttcctcTCAATCTACTGATTATAACAAGAGGGAAGGATTGAACTTCTGGTCTCTGTTTCGTCCATCCAAGCTATGTCTTGACGACTTCTCTTTGGATGTGTTGAATAAATGttcagctgggggcaaagagTTTGTAGTTTTGAAAgcaaagtttttttgtttggattggAGAAACCttatctcttaaaaaatatatttttataggtcAGATGAGTAATTAAAACCTCAACttatctcaaatttttataaaaaatataagtccTTACTCGAATTCAATACGTGAATTCAATACGTGTTATATAGATTTCAAGTTCTTTCAAAAGCAAAGTGATAggtgaagaaaacaaaacagtaatttattaaaacaagaaGAGAATCCTTCGTGCTTGGGCTACCAGctataaaaaacctaatttcCATATAAAGTTCTTTCATTTTCAAGGCCTTGTGGTGAAGCTTTATGTATTAAATTATTGTCTGGGCCATGAATGTTTTTCTTGACTGATAATCTATCatccatctttttttcttattaatattcttATTTCATCTTCAGAATGCCGATCGATCTTATATCACCTGCATATGTTGAGAATCTTCTTTGAAGAACAATCCAAGACTAGTAATATGCAGAATAACTTTTGCAGAATCAATTGATGGCATTCTCCTTGTTAGAACTATGTCATTTACACAGGGAAATATTTAGTTTCATATAGTTTAAAGAAATACCATTTCATTTGAAAACCTTGTGTGGGCTTGAGAAGCTGAATTCAAAGAGGAAATTGGAGTTATAAATGGCATTTCAGTAGCCATGACATTGATCAGCAAGAAAGTTCTGTAAGATGTAAGATCAGCTAGAATATTGTCTTCCCTTCTTCTGATACCACTTGATAGACACAAACGTCTCCTTGAATCTTGGCAAATGGCCATTGTTAGGCATTTTATTTGTGATATAGCTTCCCTTAAAGGACGAGGAAAGCATTTTGATCAATACAAATCTGAAAAAGCATCTACTAAggcaaaattttttaaataggcATCCTACAAACCATACAATGAAAATGCAAAGGACTGGCGATGATTTCAGGAACTAAATCCCAGGACTTGATAGCCTACAAGGCGTTTTTCCAAGAAGAGAATTTAGGAAAGTGTAGATAGAGTAGAGCAGCAGAATTATGTAAGTTATGATTGCAATGAAACCTGCAACTAATGCTCCTGTTACTTGGTTGCAGTACTTGGTGACTTGGCCACAGACAGGTAGCCAACCTGCACTAGAATTCCCTTTCTTGCCTACCTGAGCAACCGCCAAGGCCGCCGAAATGCTTGAGATGAGCAGCATGGTAAACAcctacttgaaaaaaaaaagagaaaaaacgaCGAACAATTATGAGTAAGGTTATGAAAGGTTTCCTGCATTCTGCTGTGCCTGAAATCGCTTTGTAATATTTGCTCTAGAGTTCGATATTGAACTGAAGCAATCAAGTTAATGAAACAAATCAAATCTGTGTGCTGCATATTACCAAATCCAAGGCCAGAACTAATCTCCATAGCGGACTCTCTGAAGGGACAAACAGAGCAAGAAAACCATAGACAGTAACAATTGCATTTGCTATCACAAAATACCTGCAGAAACCCTTTTCAGTAACCAACAAAAAGGTGCATGagcaaaaaaactaaagaagcaAATAGACCCTTTTCAGTAACTATAAATGAACTTACTTGAAGGCTGGTGTGTCGGAGTATTTTGCTTCATATGATAGTGCAAAGAATGAACCTTTCTCACGGCTTGTAGCCATGATAATTACTGCTGCAAGTGTAGCACCAAAGGCAATAAGCCTTAGCAGGAGGCCGAGTAGCCTCTTGGGTTTGACCATTGATGATAACCTGAAAGTTTGAGTGTACTAAAAGTATTGAAAGTTGGAATATGAGATAGAACTGTTGGAGGCAGATGAGAAAATATGTTTCTTTATAGGGTTGTTGCCTAAGAAGGCAGGTATGGAGGGTGGTGGTGACAGGTGCACTAGTTCAGGTCCTTGCTTGTGCATTGTTAGTTGAATTTCTCATCTGTCACCAGCACCGTCCAGTTAGAGTTTTTCTACCTTTTCTGCTATGCAGACTTTTTTAGGGTAAGCAACCTATGGCTCATGGGGCTAGTGTTTCTTGATGCAGATGAATATCACATAGCCTATGACTATGATTAAAGGAGGCAGAAAGTGTCCACATTGTATTATGTAATCTATCACTTATTAAATGATTTATGTATGAACATGATGCGCGTAATTCACTTATTCAGGAACATGCCAACCTAGACCCTGGATCATAGTCAAAAATAGAGAACTTTGAAAAATTCGGAAGAACTACGTTGAGGAGCCATTGAGCAGATGAAAAAAGCACGGGGCCACttacaaaaaaatggaaatagAAGCGGATCAATTTCGAGTGAACAAATGCTATGagatagaaaattataaaaacaaaaccattcaATTTGAACAACAAAAGAGCGAGTAATCAAGTTCGACAACGAGTTTTCCATGGGGCCTTACAAGGAGGTCTAGGGACGTTGAATAGTTGTAACGAGTTACATTTTCAGTCGACTTAAAGcaaaaactcaaaactcttcaatttttttctcagcaaccaaacagacAAGAGAAGAGGATGGCTgcactctctttctctcttactTCTATCTCCAAAACCCCAAAACTCTCTCCTTCAAAAACCCCGacaacaaaatcaacaatcCTAAACCTCCTCCCTTACAAACTGCTCAATCTCAACAAGTTCTCTACAATCTCAAAACCCAACTCCTTCTCTCTGACCGTTACAAAACCCTCAAAAAACCCGAAACCCAAATCCCATTTTCAACCAATAAGGTCTCTTTTCACTGGCATAGTTGAAGAAATGGGCAAAGTTCAAAAATTGGGAGATACCGAAGATGGTGGCGTTGATCTTAAAATAGCGGCAAAAACAGTGCTTGAAGGTGTAAATTTAGGTGACAGTATTGCAGTTAATGGGACTTGCTTAACTGTCACTGATTTCACCAATCAAGATTTCACTGTGGGGTTATCTCCTGAAACTTTGAGAAAAACTTCTCTAATTGAGTTGAAGACTGGATCTTTGGTTAATTTGGAGAGGGCAGTCCAGCCTATTAGTAGGATGGGAGGGCATTTTGTGCAGGGTCACGTGGATGGCACGGGTGTGATTGTAGAGAAGGTGCCAGAAGGTGACTCGCTGTGGATCAAAGTGAAAACAGAAAAGGGGTTGTTGAAATATATTGTGCCAAAGGGGTTTATTGCAGTGGATGGGACTAGTTTGACAGTTGTTGATGTTTTTGAGGAAGAGGGATGCTTTAATTTTATGCTGGTGTCTTATACACAGCAGAAAATTGTTGTTCCTTTGAAGGAAGTTGGACAGAAGGTGAATTTGGAGGTGGATATTTTGGGGAAGTATGTCGAGAGGTTGCTTAGTAGTCGTTGCTGATTCCTTCAAGAGTTCTTCATCATACAAAAAGGAGGTAAGGGGCGtggt
Protein-coding sequences here:
- the LOC118050390 gene encoding CASP-like protein 1C3 isoform X2, which produces MVKPKRLLGLLLRLIAFGATLAAVIIMATSREKGSFFALSYEAKYSDTPAFKYFVIANAIVTVYGFLALFVPSESPLWRLVLALDLVFTMLLISSISAALAVAQVGKKGNSSAGWLPVCGQVTKYCNQVTGALVAGYQVLGFSS
- the LOC118050390 gene encoding CASP-like protein 1C3 isoform X1, which codes for MVKPKRLLGLLLRLIAFGATLAAVIIMATSREKGSFFALSYEAKYSDTPAFKYFVIANAIVTVYGFLALFVPSESPLWRLVLALDLVFTMLLISSISAALAVAQVGKKGNSSAGWLPVCGQVTKYCNQVTGALVAGFIAIITYIILLLYSIYTFLNSLLGKTPCRLSSPGI
- the LOC118050389 gene encoding riboflavin synthase; this encodes MAALSFSLTSISKTPKLSPSKTPTTKSTILNLLPYKLLNLNKFSTISKPNSFSLTVTKPSKNPKPKSHFQPIRSLFTGIVEEMGKVQKLGDTEDGGVDLKIAAKTVLEGVNLGDSIAVNGTCLTVTDFTNQDFTVGLSPETLRKTSLIELKTGSLVNLERAVQPISRMGGHFVQGHVDGTGVIVEKVPEGDSLWIKVKTEKGLLKYIVPKGFIAVDGTSLTVVDVFEEEGCFNFMLVSYTQQKIVVPLKEVGQKVNLEVDILGKYVERLLSSRC